One Nomascus leucogenys isolate Asia chromosome 22a, Asia_NLE_v1, whole genome shotgun sequence DNA segment encodes these proteins:
- the RAB17 gene encoding ras-related protein Rab-17 — MAQAHRTPQPRAAPSQPRAFKLVLLGSGSVGKSSLALRYVKNDFKSILPTVGCAFFTKVVDVGATSLKLEIWDTAGQEKYHSVCHLYFRGANAALLVYDITRKDSFLKAQQWLKDLEKELHPGEVLVMLVGNKTDLSEEREVTFQEGKEFADSQKLLFMETSAKLNQQVREVFNSVAQELLQRDDGEGQAPRGDAAVALNEGPARQAKCCAH, encoded by the exons ATGGCGCAGGCACACAGGACCCCCCAGCCCAGGGCTGCCCCCAGCCAGCCCCGTGCGTTCAAGCTGGTTCTCCTGGGAAGTGGCTCCGTGGGTAAGTCCAGCTTGGCTCTTCGGTACGTGAAGAATGACTTCAAGAGTATCCTGCCTACAGTGGGCT GTGCGTTCTTCACAAAGGTGGTGGATGTGGGCGCCACCTCTCTGAAGCTTGAGATCTGGGACACAGCTGGCCAGGAGAAGTACCACAGCGTCTGCCACCTCTACTTCAGGGGCGCCAACGCTGCGCTTCTGGTGTATGACATCACCAGGAAG gATTCCTTCCTCAAGGCTCAGCAGTGGCTGAAGGACCTGGAGAAGGAGCTGCACCCAGGAGAAGTCCTGGTGATGCTGGTGGGCAACAAGACGGACCTCAGCGAGGAGCGGGAGGTGACCTTCCAG GAAGGGAAGGAGTTTGCCGACAGCCAGAAGTTGCTGTTCATGGAAACTTCAGCCAAACTGAACCAGCAGGTGCGGGAGGTGTTCAACTCCGTGG CCCAAGAGCTACTGCAGAGAGACGACGGGGAGGGCCAGGCCCCGCGGGGGGACGCAGCTGTGGCTCTGAACGAGGGGCCCGCGAGGCAGGCCAAATGCTGTGCCCACTAG